One genomic region from Chelmon rostratus isolate fCheRos1 chromosome 11, fCheRos1.pri, whole genome shotgun sequence encodes:
- the fgfbp3 gene encoding fibroblast growth factor-binding protein 2, giving the protein MVSATMSVLPCSFIFLLLLCLPVLSEAKRQPGQGKPDKPRQPPPTSQPAKRPRNRSVPGSGELTTKEGHRCIWQTSGEGLVSLLVNCSTETLGDQQRYWCRYAGKPDLCQAYGVKSSQYWKQLVGKLKKRQNACEGEKVLKAKTCKKAPAEAHMKLAQRSGEDERKGGKKKGPTAAKSSDGGKAERRKKKEEEEEEEKKKREEWTGFEEEGVVNDMEPVQSYCSEGWHSVCSFFVKFFEG; this is encoded by the exons ATGGTGTCAG CCACCATGAGTGTCCTGCCGTGCagcttcatcttcctcctcctcctctgcctccccgTCCTCAGCGAGGCAAAGCGGCAGCCGGGTCAGGGGAAACCCGACAAGCCCCGCCAGCCTCCGCCGACGTCCCAACCGGCCAAGAGACCCAGAAACCGCTCAGTGCCCGGATCTGGAGAGCTGACCACCAAGGAGGGCCATCGCTGCATCTGGCAGACGTCCGGTGAGGGTCTGGTGAGCCTGCTGGTGaactgcagcactgaaacactGGGAGACCAGCAGAG GTATTGGTGTCGTTATGCTGGTAAACCAGACCTTTGCCAGGCCTACGGGGTGAAGTCCAGCCAGTACTGGAAGCAGCTGGTCGGGAAGCTGAAGAAGAGGCAGAACGCCTGCGAAGGAGAGAAAGTCCTGAAGGCCAAAACCTGCAAGAAGGCCCCCGCCGAGGCCCACATGAAGCTCGCCCAACGCAGCGGAGAGGacgagaggaagggagggaagaagaaagGGCCGACGGCCGCTAAGAGCTCGGACGGAGGGAAGGCAGAgcggaggaagaagaaggaggaggaggaggaagaggagaagaagaagagggaggagtggACTGGGTTTGAGGAGGAAGGCGTGGTGAACGACATGGAGCCGGTGCAGAGTTACTGCAGCGAGGGGTGGCACTCCGTCTGCTCCTTCTTCGTCAAGTTTTTTGAGGGTTGA